The Acropora muricata isolate sample 2 chromosome 4, ASM3666990v1, whole genome shotgun sequence genome contains the following window.
GTTTTCCTTCACATTGTCAAGGATTAATGCAGCAAATTTGCATTTCTTAGATAAAGTAGTCCCAAATATGACGTTTTCCGAACATAATTGACATTTGGTAAACTAAACTTGCTTTTAACCTGTTCTGACAAAAGACGTTCCAGTCCACAGCAAGAAAAGAAAGCGAAGTTTTTTAGTCAAAGTGAGCGTATTTCTCATTGATGCTTGGTCAATAGGGCGGCATCGGCATGAAAGTTTTTGCAACAGGCAAACAAAAGGCAATCAAAATAGTTTTTGAATATGACAAGAACAAATGAGCTTATGCCATATTTGAACTTAGAAGCGAGTGAGATGATCTACTACTGaattatcatgcaaatgagaAATACAGGGCCTTTGCAAATCGTCGGGGTGACAGAAAAGTTTCAGTTTGTTTTATTATCACAAATAGGATATAAGCATGACAAAAAGAGTtttgatcacaaaaaaaaaacaattttgcgatCATGTTACGACAGTGAGGTATGTAATCGTTAAATCTTAATTGACTGAAGCATTTAAAAGAACATCACTTGATTTTTTCTGTTCATCAGTCAACAAACAGAAACTCATCAGTAAGAACTCGCAGCTATAACTCAGATGAACATGAGAAGCTGACTTCCTACTTGAATTTAGTACTGGTAGAGCTAATAGAGTTcaagcaaacaaataaaattcaagCATGCTTCCCAGTCGTTCACGAAACTGTGAACGCGATTTTTAACGTGGCTTAtccttattcatttatttattttcaggcCACTAAATCCAGACGGTGTGTGTTTTATGAAAAGTATGCGGTAAATCATTACACTGAATTTTTATCTGCTTATAACGAGAGCTGGACCATTTCAGTGTCCAAGAGGGGCAAAATGAGAACTGGGTACAAGGGACGCAGGGGACAAAAAACCGTTCAGTTCATTGAACGAGCTTCAAAGATAATTATCAAGACAAAAAATGTAAAGGAGTCCCTTTATCCTGGACTACGGGATCATATTGAAAAGCTTTTAAGGGCATatagaacaaaaaaagaaagtacCGACAAAGAAAGACCAAGTAAAATGCCTTATCCAGCAGGATACAAACAAGCAACAGAACGTAAAGGCAAAATCAAAAGAAGGGAGAAGGGTATGAAGCGTCGCTCCAAAAAGGCGTTACTTAAGTTACTTAGAAGAGAACAACGCAAAGAAGAGATATAATAGCCCCTACTCAAATTTTAAATCCCTCGTGCTAAATTTGCTATTATTTCAATTTGCTGGACCAGAAAGAATTCTCTCATTGGCTCGAAAAACTGGCTGGAATTAGGCAGACTGCATGAGTGACCGAAGTATTCTATCGCAAGAAAGAGTTAACTCATTAATTTAGTACTAATATACGAGCATGATTTATAGCCCTTAGTCTTTTTTTTAGAGGTAATAGTTGAGTTCGTTACCTTATACCTTGCATACTACTTCACTTAGCCTACCGTCATCTAATAGCATTTCTGCGAGGCATATGGCGAAAGGGAGCTGGAGCGGATGCAACAGACCGCACCCTAAGGCCATTATACCAATGACATTGTGAAACATATGAAGTACTTTTAAAACGTGCTGATTTACTTTCTCTAGATAACACACGATTACAAGATGTTTTAGTACTTATGTACAAAGTAAAGCACGGTCTCTTACCTGACCGTGTATCTGATCTACTCATTTGCTTGTTCCACCGCGTTTTATTCACGCACGATGAGGTAAACACTCTATCAGATATATCGGACCTTTTATAAGTATACATGAAAAATTCGAGTAGCCTACATGacattacaaagaaaattagaAAACTTAACCTTGCTGACATTTTTAGAAACAATAGCAGTTGCTGTAATCTTTGTAGTTAATTTATCTTAGCTCTCTTTTGAACCTGTATGTACGATTTATATAGGTTTTACCCTTTGCTTCTAAATACTCATCTCTTATGATTATTGATTGTTAACTGAATATTTTAGAAGTGTCTCAATTAGTTTATTAAGGCTAAATACATAGAGACTTAATAAAGGTTTTGCTTTACTTTACTTAGCCAAGCCTAGTAAAACTAAACGGAGGTTTTAATGGTCGTTAAACACTAATAATGCTCTCAGTGTTAGAAAGTGAGAGGTGGTCAATCTTTTCAGTTTCGATGGTTGATGCCCAATAATAGTTTTCAAAGGCTAATGCCCTattaacaaaaatattttaatcgaGTTGGTAatctctaatttgcatatgaatcaTAAATTGTCCTCCAGGTGATTGGATAAATTCTAGCATTAATAAAAATTTCATTAGTTTGAAACAATGCAGCTAATCTTGAATCATAACTGTTTGACATGTTGCCCAGGTTTGTGTTCTGTGGCCTAAAGTAGAGCCTATATCCATATACTATAAAACATCTGAGATACTGCGCCTGTTCTGATCGGTCGAAAAAAAGCACATTGTTTTTTGTGCTGGTAACGAGATGCTCACACGATTCGATGTCATACGTACAATGATGAGCACAGAGAGAGGGTCAAACCTTGATTACTGCATTAAAAACCACATTTCTTGCTACTTCTTACAATCACTCGATATACCGCATTTTCTATAGGTTTAACCTCATAAAGCCATTTATATGGGGATGTAACGTTCTCACGAAACATCGCCCTTGAGTTAATTACACCGGTAAAACCTGTAGAAAATTGCATTCATATTCATGAGTACAAAAAGCAAATGGCATGGATCACGACTCTTTCTTTTATATTGGCTCAATAAAAGAAGAAGAGTGACTAATTTCTTTGTGAAAATGTTGCACTTGCCAATTATAAGACGACATCGTCAGTAAGACTATAACAGATTTTCTGTTTGAACAACGTTATTTTTTGTTGTGAATTTTTCTAAATCTCAGTCCTGCAAAGTGGGATCTTGGTTTGATAGTAGTGCATTGGTGCGATAAGTTTAGTGGAGTGATTTTATAAATTTGCTTGTCTACACACGCTGTAAGTATTGGTATTTGTTTTATGTTGCGctcataaaaatgaaaaaaaagattgtCATTATTGGTTTATTACGGTTCttatttatttagcttcgcTGGGTTTTTTTCCGAAAGCCATTTCAATTGAACTGCACTTGTACAAAGCAGGGTCCCAGCTTAGCATTTGTCCTGATTCGCTAGAGATTGCATTGAGAGTTTAGAGCCATCGATTTTTTTGGTCTTTAGTATTAAGAAAATCAGTGAACAAAACACTTACAATACATGTATTCTTGTGTCTTTAATAATACTCTGAACGCATTTCAGGCAATTTCGATGAATTCCACTTATGGTGGGTGAATGTTATCGACATTGTCTGAAAATCGTTTAGAGGATTATCAAGCGATACAGGAGTTCAAGTATTTTCTTGAATTGAACAATGATAGCCCAAAGCTCGCTTAAAGATCGTTGATGAATCTTCTAAGCTCGGGCTATCTATGGTGTGGTGTTAGGCATGGACAGCCGCACTTACAACTCCATGACTTAGTGGCTTCGCCTCTTCGAGGCAATAACCATAACAAGTTGTTTAAATTTTGTCCGCACTAATTCGACACGAAAAAAGGAGAGCCTTGCAACAACGTGTAGAGGTGTCTTTCTGAATGAAACAGTGACAGTTATTGACAATTCAATTTAAAGTGGTGTCCTCTGTTTAGAAGAGAGATGATATCATTAAGGCCACACTAAGCTGTCTTATGGCTTcttttggcaaggatttttaatttcaaatctAATGCACTATAATCTTAGTCTTGCACATCAGCCAAAACTAAAGAGACATCCCGAGCTTTTCCATCGCAAGTTGATAACTTCATGCACCAATGGACGCCAAGGCGTACGTTTTTGGGGCGGTGAACCATTTACCCAAAAATTCTCGCAAGTTGCCCAAATTTTTACGAAGCAGTTGAAAAGAGACGTGGGTCATATGATGCAATAAGATAGGCCTAAATGGTGCTGTGGAGGTAAGTTTCAAGCCTGCGCAACCCTTTAAATGGTCGCTCTGCAGAGCATGATATAATTCTGGAAAGTTAGGTTAAAATTAGTTCAAGACTTGAAATACCCTACACAAACTACGTAGAGCAGTGTAATACAGTGCCCAACAATAGCAGATTTCCAAATATGTACCTGTATATCAGGATATGATCCCCTTTAAAAATAACATGAAACTCATCACGTGGTAGGCAACCACTTTCTCGTATgaatttaactggctttaccaccctgacttcagtttaaaatagaaaatatccCTCTtcgaaaaaaagacaacacgCACATACCCGTGTaaacttctttaaaaattgGCATTGGCCAAATTTTTCTTGCTGCCCAAAATATCTAAGTTGCACAAATTGTGGGGGTAGGGCTGCAGCTCCCCTGCTCCCCCCCGGCCCATACGCCTATGCTAATGGTAAGTTAGATCGCATGTTGGTAACTTGATCGCAAGTTATCTCGTGTTCCTTATGGGCTACCTTACGAAAcgctaaaagaaaacaataaattttaagtttttcaCGTGGGACTAACGGCTCAAATAATTACTACATTTAATAAATTACCAACTTTCTATGACCACAGCATGACAAAATTTTTTGTTAGTTGAACTGCGAAATGGTGAGACAATCTATACATCCATGTTTCAATTTACCGTGATGGGGTAAGTAATCGCACTCCACGTTTAtttcagtctgcattttgtaatACCTATCATTTTTGCTAGTTGtgtcatttcattcattcatttcaacatatttatacaggatgaccatttcagttatagtagtaactgctatcaacatgggtcctgtgttcacaacacaaaggacagccacaacaccgggaacttcacgccctaagAAGGAGATAATTTATCATGACCCTTAAGAAGGAGATAATTTATCATGACCCTTTTTGCAATTTAGTTAATTTCCTTTGTGCCGTATACTGTGCACATTACTGTGCACATTACATTACACCTACCGTTCATCGCACTCCATTAGCATTAACCATTTGGCAATAGCTTGTGCAGGTTTTTTTCGTTACGCTGGCTAGTTTTGtcttttaaagaaagaaattttacACGATTAAGTTAAAGATGTATAATGGTATTGTATTTACAGATTCTCAACGCATGAAATCATATCCTTTTCAAAGTCTCAGCCTCGGgtttattcttaattttttttttcaaatttcctcAAATTTCAGCCACGATATTTTTACAAAATATATCCTTATCAAAAAAGAgagtatttgaactgcggaatGAAAAGGTGTTTTGAAGTGTGTGAGATCTCAGTTTTTTAACGCTACTCGTGGGCTGTAGAGAGCAAATTAAAGACCTGAAAAATGCAGGCCTGAGTGAACGGGATTCGAACTAGATCTGCGATGCCGCTGCAGTGCTCTTTCAGTTGCGCTCTTTTTGCGACCAAGTGGGAGGGGGTCTTTTTGTGGATCGACCCGTAGATTGAAAGCATAGATCTACACACAGGATGTCGATTCATGAAAGTAAGGGACTGCAGAGTGAAACCTCTGTTCGAATTCCGTtccggcctgaatttttcaggccttcctcgTTACTGCATAAGTACCGACTTAACGGGCGGAGACGGGTGGAACCGCAGAAATTTTTAACATCGTACAGGACCAGACCACGCTTTAGTGCTGAGGCTTAGTTGTTTTTCGTGcagaaataaagtcaaagatccCTAACTTGATAACTTCCGGGCAAAGTGGCAGAGGGACAAAGATGCGAGACCAAAACAGAATACGCCGATGCAAAAGgggagaaaagaaaacagtcGAGGCCCAGGTGATCATGTCCAGATTGATCAGACGAAAGGAAATAAACTATCAACGACTCAAGTACCAAAACCACTCCAGGTTACCGGTAAATATGGAAATGAAGTCACTATGATGTCACCTGAAGGAGTTAAGTAAAAGAGAAATGTAATGCCTGGCGGAAGGCAAAGACATAATTTAATAATATAGAACATGATATGTCGTCAGTGGTGATGAGAATATAATGCCAATCAAGAGGTTCCAGAGCTCCCACGAAGCCAAGCGATACAAAACCACCACAAGGCCTGAAGGTTATAATCAGCCGTAACGATTATGAACCCTACAGACTTGTAACCTTGGCTGTTACTACCTGGGTGATAGGGTTGTGCGGACGCATAAGTTATGTATTCACCGCGGGGTCTGTGTAGTATTGAACTTTTCTTGGCGTCTTGAGTTGGATGTTTTCTTTACCAGTCATAAGTTGAGGCATGTTTAGctgatttctttgcttttaactGATTCATTACCGTTGAAGTACTTGAGTTCAAGTGAGTTTGTTTAGAGCCTTTTAGTGTACACTTACATGATAATGGGACAGCTTTTCGTCCCTTATTTCTACGAGGTAAATGTGTATACTTTTTTGTTTCTCCTTTGCTAAGGAATGGAAGCTTGATAAAATAAACCTTCAAAGTTCATTAAGTATTTTCCCTGACACAGCCTGTGCTACTTAATTCTGCAAGCATTCTCTTCACAACCAGTAAGCCGCCGGATAGTAAACGTAAACTAGGAACTTA
Protein-coding sequences here:
- the LOC136914774 gene encoding fibroblast growth factor 18-like, translating into MNFTFTTTTKRYLCLITLCYLLPFTLEQQNEEKKYLDNHVKMQRKRSDTRSLPFHRETQLYSRSSRSHLRIHGKKIDALGRDGDKYAKLVIESDNFGRVRIRGSLTNYYLCIKRNSTFIGRKATKSRRCVFYEKYAVNHYTEFLSAYNESWTISVSKRGKMRTGYKGRRGQKTVQFIERASKIIIKTKNVKESLYPGLRDHIEKLLRAYRTKKESTDKERPSKMPYPAGYKQATERKGKIKRREKGMKRRSKKALLKLLRREQRKEEI